From the genome of Solanum lycopersicum chromosome 12, SLM_r2.1:
GCTAATACCTCCAAATggaaggtattagtaatacatcacATAATACCATGTAAGATGTATTAACTAATccatgtattagttatacataggctCACATTCCTACCAAACACAGTATTAAATTATATCCTATTTAATAAAtggattatttcttttaatacagCCTACCAAACGCCCCTAAATTTATTGCTTGCAAACTCAGTTTATACGTTcaagttttaactttttttgcgATATGAGTTGgtcttttttataattatgcatGATGATTCAATATAATTTGGAAGCATAATCTATAAAGTTATGCgtatttaaaattaaacatgttaatcatataaaataaatttattcactCGTGATATTTGAGAAGATAATTctttaaatacattaatttcACTTGTCATacttaaaaacacatttttctcTCCTTTGTGTGTTGAAATCACGATGGTTTAGAcaattcaattaaatatttaagatgaATCATACATGTTTGGCATGATTTACATGtcacatatatatttctttacttagtaattttaaaatcataaagaTCCAATATGATTAGTAAAAAATTCATCTAAGTCGACTAAAATTAATATACTACTTCATTATTAAGTCATATCATTCTGTCAACTATTAGAACGATTGATTTTTTTCATgccaaattaatcaaattaaatcacaAGTCGAGTTTTTTCTCCGATTATTAATTTTGTTCAACGTTATGGTTTGAATTGTACATCATTACTCACTATGTTGaacatattcatattaatttgtcATGACTTACATTCCGATACGGCGATACCGATATAattttaacatccaactttttttcattaaacttgaaaagaaaaagttatattCCATTTTGTGCAAATCATCCCAATTAGGCCCATGAGAAATAGCCCAATGGATTGTGAAATTCGAGTGGGCCGCACCGCCTCTGGCCCATACTGTATATAAACACCGGCGTCAATATATTTTCGGGTCATCTTCAATATTCCTCTCGAGTCATTTCTCTGCAGCTAAACCCCTGCGGCTTTAGGTTCCAGAAACTTCGCTCATCGATTCAGGTTTGCGTTATATCCTCTTAAcattgttattaatttttagtttaatcatgttttttgtttgatattgcGTTTGTTATGTGTTTGAATTTTGCTAATTGTTTAATTTcgtttttgttgaatttttgatGTTGTTAATAGTTATTTTGATCGTGTTTTATTTGACATTGAGTAGTAATTTGAACGAATTAGTATCGGTTAAAGTTCTACTGATGTTATTAGCTACTTGAACCGTGTTTTGTTTGGTATTCTGTTTGTTTTGTGTTTGAATTTAGCTAATTATGTAATTAcgtttttgttgaatttttgcTGTTGTTAATAGCTACTTAAATcatgttttgtttttatattgagGTTGTTTCGGATAGGAATTTGAACGATTAGTATTGGTTAAACTTTACTGTTGTTAGTAGCTACTTTTGTTTGATAATGTGTTTGAATTCAGAAAATCACTGAATTTTTTGTATTGGTAGGATTAGTCTATTTAGTAGTAGGAGATTGTTTTACGAAGGGGGAAATAGTTTTCATTCTTAATATgctttgttatgtttttgtgttgtaaataaatattttttctgacTCTTCTTTAGTTTTAGGTTTAGATGTAAGTAATTGAGTTCACAGTATTATACCAATTTGCTTTTGTTGCAGTAGCAGAAATAACTTGATCATGAATTAAGGACATCCCTGTTAACCTCAGTTGTAAAATAGTAAAAGCATTGAAGTTTATATATAGCActtcaacaaagaaagaaagaaagatgcTTATTGAGTCATTCACATGACGATCACTGTGTTTGCTAGATGTTGAACTAGAGTGTTTCTTGATAAGTGATAGGAGTAGTAACTTAGTAATGCttaatgtttgattttttttcgtCTTGATAGTTGCACAGTATTGGCTAGTTTGCCCATACCTCGACTATTCCATTGGGAACCAGCCACCTATACACTAGTATAGATATCAGGTAACTCAGCTTACAGAACCTCGATGTATAGGAAGAAATCACCTTTTGTTAGGATCTGAAACCAGTCTTCACTTTATTGAGCAACTTATTTAAGTTCAATGATTGCATACATTTAATAATGATCAAGATCTTCTTAGAAAATATGCAAGCAAAGGGCTCTTATAGCCTGTCCAAGGAAAAAGGAATCGGGCAAGGGGATGTGTTTATAGGTGTTCAAAATTGAGAATATTTAATCAATGAGTCTAGTGCAGTAAGTGTATGGACATCATATCTGTGGACTAGAAGGCAGTAgtttcatcattaaaaagaaagCGATTCTGAAATTCCGACTGTATGAAATGAGTTGAAGTAGGTTCACAACTCAAAAGCACTCGAAGAACTTGCTTTTCTGCGCCTTTGTGGTATTCTGCTTATATCAGTTTCTGCTTGCAAAATGAGATGTAGGATAGTAAATGTTACCtgttcccaaaaaaaaataaaatgaaatgtagGATAGTGAAGCTAAGATCTCTGCAAGTTCTTAACTCTGTTTGTTAAGATCGTTCCATAACAAACTATGAAATAATTAGCTGGTTAACCATATCAATTTCTGGTAGTGTTAACATAGATGTCATTGTTACTCTCTCTGTAGAAAATTAGAATCAGAGGTGCATAAAGCTGTTTGTGTTTGCAAAGTGCATAGTGTCACCACTCACCAGCAATTGCATTGCTTTATTGATGAGGATTTCTCTTTGGAAAATCTTTTGTGAGGGTCCAATTCTTTTTCCCCTATTGATCGGTCGAGACAATCTTAAATTTAAGAACCAAAAAGTTGATTGAATATTGCCTACACCTTTTATCTTCCCTGTcacaatttaaatacaaaagaaaCTCTGTGGAACTGTGGAACTCAATTTTTCCATGGTCCATACCATTGTCCATAATGTTTGACAAATCCTTATAAGGAGAAAAGTACAGGAGCTAAAGGGGTAGGGGATAGAGCGAGTTCATCTCCATCTAGACAGTCCCAAAGCTGATGAATCCAAGTTGTTTTGGAGAACTCTGTAACTGAtgctattttcattcattttcctTATCTGTAGGGCATCACGATTGGTAGCAGGATATGTTGACATTAGGGTGATGATATCTATATTTTTACAGAATTCTGTTCTTTTTGCTTCTTGGCAGACATGAACGGTTTTAGACATTTCTGTAACTGTCTAACTGACGCTATTTCGTTCGTTTTTCTTCTATGTGTTGGGCCTAGCAAATGGTAACATGATATGTTATGATACTAGGGTGATAATATTTGTCTCTTTATGGAACTGGAAAGACGTGATAAAGTTGAACTTACTATTTTATCAATCAGAATAAGTTACTGTATTCTACTTCTTGtcccatttatattttttactatgCTTTCTGCTACAATAAGCATAATCATATAGATCTTAGAAACACATTGTTTTGCCTCGTTTCTGCCGTCTGCTAATTACTCttccttaattttcttttccagGTTAAGACGTCACTGCTAGAAATATGGCCAAGCATCATCCCGATTTGATCATGTGCCGGAAGCAGCCAGGAATAGCTATCGGTCGACTTTGTGAGAAATGTGATGGGAAGTGTGTGATTTGTGATTCATACGTCCGGCCTTGCACACTTGTCCGAGTTTGTGATGAATGCAACTATGGATCCTTTCAAGGCCGTTGTGTCATCTGTGGTGGTGTTGGTATCTCTGATGCTTACTATTGCAAGGAGTGTACTCAGCAGGAGAAAGATAGGGATGGCTGTCCAAAGATAGTCAATCTTGGTAGTGCCAAGACCGATCTGTTTTATGAACGTAAAAAATATGGTTTCAAGAAGAGATGAGAGGGTCGGATACCTCTTTCACCCTTCGGTGAAGTTCACTACTGGAATTTTGTACTAGCATAATTGTGTCAAAATTAGGCATTTGAGTATAGCCTATGTACTTACTCACTATATTGCCTTGCAACTTGCTGTATTACATACTGATATCACAAGTTTAACCCATTGTAATTTCGTTTTGTGCAAGGGTATGCAACAAAATGCCAACGCTAATCGACTTCCGATCTAGTTTCTTTTGGGTGtaatttgtgaaaattttaCTTCAGTTAATTTTCTATCATGATGTACACTGTACTCTTGTTCTTTAGTCAGCATGTTGATGGGATTTGTATTAGGAAGTTACAACATACATTAAGAACAGCAGATGACATAAACAGAGAGTTCAATATATCACAAATCCACAAAAAGAAATAGTTGCTAAAGAACAGCTTGAACTAAAAGGACGTGAAATAATAGCTTTATGCTAAGGTTTAAATAACTTCCATAGATATACAGACCATATAATAAGAACCAGTTTTATGCATTGATCGTgtagaaatatttatataaacaaATTTAGGTGTGGTCACTGTTTATTTCTGTTACAACTTATGGACATTCTAGATCATAGTCTACATATACATTTCgggaaaactttaaaaaatgtaaGACTCGGTCTATGATTTCGTAAGTTATTATCGTCAAATATTTTATCTGTAAGGTTGAAACAAcgtataaaagaaatataagtgTTAGACTTGACTATATATTTGCAAGGACTTTGGGCCTAATATGGGCCATCTACTATAATCAGCACCCTAAAAATTGGGCCCAAATAGAATACCGACCCAGTGGGCCTTGGGTTACATTGTTATATAGAaccaaaactagggtttttgTTCGTGCTTTAGGGTTTCAATCAGCATCAGAGCTTAAGCGCCGGGAATCTCCAACAGCAAAAATGGTGAGTTTCTATTCGaaatattcaaaattgataCTTATTGTAAGCTTGTGTATGCTAAACTGATTTCCGTGCAATTTTTGTTTAGCCTTCGCACAAGTCATTCATGATTAAGAAGAAGCTAGCGAAGAAGCAGAGGCAGAACAGGCCAATTCCTTACTGGATCCGTATGAGGACTGATAACACAATCAGGTATTCATATTCACTAAttgctaaaaaaaattgagtattGTGATATTAATTTGGACTTTTACTAATGAAGTTTCGTTTTTGTATTTTAGGTACAATGCTAAGCGTAGACACTGGCGTAGGACCAAGCTAGGATTTTAAGGTGGAAGAATCgtgttttatttaagtttttaatGGAAAAACTTCTCggattatgttttattttcgAGTTCAATAGGAGCTCATTTGCTGAGGAAACAGACTGTGCTTTTAATTTTGGAAGAGATTTATATATTAATGACCGATTATGAAGTCGTTTTGTTTAATTTGAGCTGTTAAATGTTGGTTAATAGTAGtattttgttattgcattttcatgCATTGAGTTATCTGTTTGTGATTTATATATTAATGACCGATTATTGCATTTTCATCCATATTGTAGGCCGTTAGTTGTAAACCATGTTGATTTGAGTTTTAAACATATAAAGGTATGTGCTTTAAGCTTATATCGGAAGAGTGTTTCTCCACTCATCACCTGTACCTACACCTTAGATATTTCCACTGTCAACTTAGTATCAAGAGCCATATTGCATTTTATCCTTTGCCTTTTTATTTGCATATCAAGGCGGCTGCTTCATCGGCTGTTATGTCATTGTGACACACCCCAGAGACCTAGCACATACTTTTGCGATGATTGATTAATCTACTTGTAGTCCTTATGGATGGTGTTGAAAGTGTATTTGATCAGAAGTGTGGACTTGGGAATCTTTCGAGTCCTAAGATATCTTGATTAATTAGAAGTGTTGATCTGGATATCCTGCACTTCAGTGTCTGTAGGAATGTGCATGAAGAAAAATGTTCTTTACTGCAATTATTCATAAACATGGACTGCACAAAAACTTTATTCCAAACCAGGGTGAGAATGACATCCATGAGTGCTAACTGAGCATTTGCCATTGGCTAATATATAGGTTTTGTGTTCTATATCAGATTGAGCTCTCAGCACTTGTCATAGCTAGAGGTGTTTATATTTTCAAAGTGTATTCTACTGGTACTTGATGCATGCATTTGTATAGCTGAATTGTTATTCCATGGACAAGTATAGTTCTGTGGTGTAAATTATGAGGGGTTGGATATCTTTCATGTTGTAGAAATGACTGAACATATATAGTTCCTTTGTg
Proteins encoded in this window:
- the LOC101247104 gene encoding PHD finger-like domain-containing protein 5A, which encodes MAKHHPDLIMCRKQPGIAIGRLCEKCDGKCVICDSYVRPCTLVRVCDECNYGSFQGRCVICGGVGISDAYYCKECTQQEKDRDGCPKIVNLGSAKTDLFYERKKYGFKKR
- the LOC101247403 gene encoding large ribosomal subunit protein eL39x, yielding MPSHKSFMIKKKLAKKQRQNRPIPYWIRMRTDNTIRYNAKRRHWRRTKLGF